In Candidatus Fusobacterium pullicola, the sequence CAAGAGTTTATAGCTGAAAAGATAGAGGTTCCAATTTCTAAAGTTTATGGAGTGGTAAGTTTTTATAATTTCTTTTCTATGGTACCAAAGGGGAAATATCCAATCTCTGTATGTACAGGAACTGCTTGCTATGTAAGAGGGGCTGAAAAGATATTAGAGGCACTTCAGAAAGAATTAGGGATAAAATTAGGTGGTGTAACTTCTGATGGACTTTTTTCATTAGATTCTTTAAGATGTGTTGGAGCATGTGGATTGGCACCTGTAATGCTTATAGGAAAAGATGTTCATGGTAAAGTTAAACCAGAAAATGTAAAAGAGATAATAAAAAAATATAAAGATTTAGAAATAGAGAAATAAGGGTTAAGTAGGAATTAAAGGGTAATTTTAGGAGGACATATGAATAAAAAGATTTTGATATGTGGTGGTACAGGTTGTCTTTCATCAAAAAGTAGGGAAATTAAAGAGAATTTAGAAAAAGAGTTAAAAAATAGAAATATAGATGATGTTGAAGTGGTATTGACAGGATGCTTTGGTTTCTGTGAAAAGGGACCTATAGTTAAAGTAGTTCCTGCAAATAACTTTTACATAGAAGTTAAACCAGAAGATGCTAAGGATATTATTGAAATTGATATTATAAATAATAAAAAGGTTGAAAGAATTTTATATAAAGATCCTGTAAGTCAAAAAGCAGTGACTGATTATAAAAAAATGAACTTTTACCAAAAACAGGAGAGAAGAGTTTTAAAAAATTGTGGAACAATAGATCCTGAAAATATTGATGATTTTTTAAAAAATGATGGATATAAAGCTTCTAAGAAAGCAATAAGTGAGATGACAAGAGACTTTGTTATAAAAAATATTATTGATTCTGGTCTTAGAGGGCGTGGAGGAGGAGGATTTCCTACAGGTATAAAATGGGAGATTGCTTCTAAAAACCATGCTGAACAAAAATATATAGTTTGTAATGCTGATGAGGGAGATCCTGGAGCTTTTATGGATAGATCTATCCTTGAAGGAGATCCTCACTCTGTAATAGAGGGAATGATGATAGCTGGATATGCAATTGGAGCTACTAAAGGATTAGTTTATATAAGAGCTGAGTATCCACTAGCTATAGAAAGACTTGAAAAGGCTATAGAGTCTGCAAGAGAAAGAGGTTATTTAGGTAAAAATCTTTTTGGAACAGACTTTGAATTTGATATAGAGATAAAATTTGGAGCAGGAGCATTTGTTTGTGGAGAGGAAACAGCTCTTATACACTCTATGGAAGGGAAAAGAGGAGAACCAACTTCAAAACCTCCATATCCTGCAGAAAAAGGATTTTGGGATATGCCAACTGTCGTTAACAATGTAGAGACATTGGTCAATGTTCCAAGAATAATTTTAAATGGAGTAGAGTGGTTTAGAGAGGTTGGAACTGAAAAATCCCCAGGAACAAAGGTATTTGCTCTGTCTGGAAAGATAAATAATGTAGGACTAGTAGAAGTACCAATGGGAATAAGCTTAAGAGAGATTATTTTTGAAATTGGTGAGGGAATAAAAGATAACAAAAAATTTAAAGCTGTTCAAACAGGAGGACCATCAGGAGGCTGTCTAAACGAAGAGGATTTAGATACACCTATTGATTTTGATAGTCTTGCAAGTAAAGGAGCTATAATGGGGTCAGGAGGAATGGTTGTAATGGATGAAGATGACTGTATGGTTTCTGTTGCAAAATTCTTCTTAGAATTTACTCTTGATGAGTCATGTGGAAAATGTACTCCATGTAGAATAGGAAATACTAGATTGTATGAGATATTGGATAGAATAACAAAGGGTAAAGGAAAGTTAGAAGATCTAGCTTTATTAAAAGAGTTATCTGAATGTATAAAGGCAACTTCATTATGTGGATTAGGTCAAACTTCTGCAAATCCAGTATTATCAACATTGAATAAATTTTATAATGAATATATAGATCATGTAGTTGAAAAGAGATGTACTGCTAAAGCATGTCAAAAACTAGTAACTTATGTTATAACTGATGCTTGTAGAGGATGTACAGCTTGTACAAGAGTTTGTGCTGTAAAAGCTATTGAGGGAAATATAAAAGAGAAACATTTTATAGATCCTGAAAAATGTGTAAGATGTGGTGCATGTATATCAGCTTGTAGATTTAATGCAATTATAAAATTATAGTGGAATAGGTGAAGACATATGAAGATGATAAGACTTAAGATAGATGGAAAATTAGTAGTAGCTCCAGAGGGAACAACTATACTGAATGCTGCTTTAAAGGCAGGAATATATATACCACATCTCTGTTATATGGAGATGAAGGATATAGGTTATAAAAATGATTGTGCTTCATGTAGAATATGTGTAGTACAAGTTAAAGGAATGAATAGATTAATTCCATCTTGTAGTACGCCAATAAAAGAGGGAATGGAAGTAGTAACAAACTCTTCAGAGGTAATGCATAAAAGAAGAGTGGTATTGGAACTTATGTTATCAGATCATCCAAAGGATTGCTTAATATGTGGAAAAAATGGAAATTGTGAATTACAGAAATTAGCAATATCATTTGGGATAAGAGAGATGAGATTTGCTGGAAAAGAGGGAAAACATGATAAACAACACTCTGTTTCAATTACAAGGGATATAACAAAGTGTATCATGTGTAGAAGATGTGAGACAATGTGTGGAGAGATACAAACTTGTGGTATCTTAACAGGGGTAGATAGAGGATTTGATGTAATAGTAAATACTGCTTTTAATAAAAATTTACTGGAAACTAATTGTACTATGTGTGGGCAATGCGTAGCTGTATGTCCAGTTGGAGCTCTTTATGAAACTGATAATACATTTAGACTGGTAGAGGACTTAATGAATCCTAAGAAGAAAGTTATTGTTCAAGTAGCACCTGCAGTGAGAGTAGCTATAGGAGAACTGTTTGGAATAGCTCCTGGAGTAGATATGACTAAAAAATTGACAACAGCTTTAAAAAGATTAGGATTTGATGGAGTATTTGATACTAACTTTGCTGCTGATGTTACAATAATGGAGGAAGCTACAGAATTAAAAGAGAGAATATTAGCAAACTTAAAAGGAGAAAAGGATATTAAATTACCACTATTCACCTCTTGTTGTCCAGCATGGGTAAGATTTGTAGAGCTTAATTATCCAGAATTTAAGGATAATCTTTCTTCAACAAAATCTCCTCAACAGATATTTGGAGCTATAGCTAAAGAGTTTTGGGCAAAGGAAAAAGAGATTGATAAAAAAGATCTAGTTTGTGTTTCTATAATGCCATGTACAGCTAAGAAATATGAGGCTTCAAGAGAGGAGTTTACAAGGGATGGAGTTGCTGATGTAGATTACTCTATAACTACGAGAGAGTTAGGAAGATTATTGAAACAGTATAATATTAACTTATTAGAGATGCCAGATGGGGAGTTTGATTTACCTTTAGGAGAATCTACAGGGGCAGCAGATATATTCGGAAGAACAGGTGGAGTATTAGAAGCTGCTGTAAGAACTCTATATGAATGGATAAGTCATGGTAAATTAGAAAACTTAGATTTTGTTCCTTTGAGAGGCTTTGAGGAAGTCAGAACTTCAGAGATTGAAGTAGAGGGAATTAAATTGAGAGTTGCAGTTGCTCATGGATTGGGAGCAGCTAGAAAATTATTAGAAGAGATAAAAGCTGGAAGAGAGTATTTCGATGCTGTTGAGGTAATGGCATGTAAAGGTGGATGTGTAGGTGGAGGGGGACAACCTTATCACCGTGGAGATTTTGATATAGTTAAAAAGAGAGCAGAAGGACTACAGGAGATAGATTATCATAAGGAATTTAGAGAATCACATGAAAATCCATGTGTAATAGATTTATATGAAACTTATCTAGGGAAACCAAATGGAGAACTTGCTCATAGATTACTTCACACACACTATATAAATAGAAAAATAAAAAAATAAAATAATTTGATAAAAGAGAGTGTTTTACTTTATTTGAGGTAAGTAAAGGTTGAAACCCTCTCTTTTTTTATTTGACATTAAAGAAAAATGAAATTTTTTTTAAAAAAATAAAATTTTTTTCAAAAAAATATATATATAAAACTTTATTTCATATAAAAAATATATAATTAATAGAAAAACTATAATTTTTATTGACAGATGATAAATATAGGTGTATAATCATTGAAAATAGATTTAAAAACTTAAGACACGAGTACTAAAAAAACAGTACTCTTTTTAACAAGGTCTTTATAAGTCTAAAATATTAAATACAGAGGGGGAGAATATGAAGAAAATACTTTTAACTTTTTTTATGTTTGTAGTATCATTATTTAGTTTTTCAGCAAATCCTGATTACCATATTGGAGTTGTAAGTGGAACTGTATCACAATCAGAAGACAGTTTACGTGGAGCTGAAGAATTAATTAAAATGTATGGTTCAACTGATAAGGGTGGAATGGTTACTCATGTAACTTATCCAGATAACTTTATGCAAGAGATGGAAACAACTATATCACAAATGGTAGCTCTAGCAGATGATCCAAAAATGAAAGCTATCATAGTAGTAGAAGCTGTACCTGGAACTGTTGAAGCGTTTAGAAGAATAAGAGAAGCAAGACCAGATATATTACTTGTTGCTAACTCACCACATGAAGATCCAGAGATTATAACTGAAGTATCAGATTTAGTAACAAATCCAGATAATGTGGCAAGAGGATATTTAATAGTTAAAGCAGCTAAAAATATGGGAGCAGATAAATTTATGCATATCTCTTTCCCAAGACACTTAAGTTATGAATTATTATCTAGAAGAAGAAATATTATGGCAGAAGCTGCTAAAGATTTAGGAATGGAATTTATTGATGTTTCAGCTCCAGATCCTGTAAGTGATGTTGGAGTAGCAGGAGCTCAACAATATATATTAGAGCAAGTTCCAAACTGGCTAAATAAATATGGAAAAAATGTAGCATTCTTTGCAACAAACGATGCTCATACAGAACCTTTATTAAAAAGAATAGCTGAAGATGGTGGATACTTTGTAGAGGCAGATTTACCATCACCTACAATGGGATATCCTGGAGCTTTAGGAATTAAATTTACTGAAGAGGAAAAAGGAAACTGGCCAAAAATTTTAAAGAAAGTAGAAGATACAGTTGTAGCTAAAGGTGCTGCAGGTAGAATGGGAACTTGGGCATATTCATATAACTTTGCTTCAGCAATTGCATTAGGAGATCATGTAAGAAATGTAATTGAGAATGGAGTAGATATTGTGGATTTTGATGCTATAGTAACATCATATAATAAATTTACTCCAGGAGCAGAGTGGAATGGAAGTAACTATGCTGATGTAAATGGAGTAGAAAAAGAAAACTTCTATTTATTATACCAAGATACTTATGTTTTAGGAAAAGGGTACTTACATATGACAGATGAGGAAGTACCAGCTAAATATTTTGAAATAAAATAATAAGGTGAGGGGAACATTTCTCCCCTCATTTTTAATTAAGGGGTGAAACGTTTTGAACGAAATATTATTAAAAATTGAAAATCTTTCTAAATCATTTGGAGAAAATATAGTATTGAAAGATATAAACTTAGATGTAAAACCTGGGGAGATAGTTGGACTAGTAGGAGAAAATGGAGCAGGAAAATCAACACTGATGAAGTGTATATTTGGTATGCCTGTGATATCTGAAACTGGAGGATATGGAGGAAAAATATATTTTGATGGTAAAGAAGTAAATTTTACTTCTCCATTTGATGCCTTGGGTGTAGGTATAGGAATGGTACACCAAGAGTTTTCTTTAATACCAGGATTTAGAGCTTCTGAAAATGTGGTTTTGAATAGAGAGTCAACTTTAAATAGTTTTTTAGAGGGAGTTTTTGGTTCTAGAATAAAAGCCTTAGATAAAAAAGAGATAGATGAACGTGCAAAGGGAGCTCTTTCAAATTTAGGAGTAGATATAAAATCTAATACAGTAATTAGTGAGATGCCTGTTGCTCATAAACAATTTACAGAGATAGCTCGTGAAATTGAAAGAGAGAATACAAAACTTTTGGTGTTAGATGAACCAACAGCTGTACTTACAGAAGAGGAAGCAAAGGTATTGCTAGAGACTATGAGAAAACTTTCTGAAAGAGGAATAGCAATACTATTTATAACTCATAGATTAGATGAGATACTATCTGTATGTGATAAGGTAGTAGTATTAAGAGATGGACTTTTAATCAACTCAGTAGCAACTAAGGATACAAATGTAAATGAGATAACAGAGTGGATGATCGGTAGAAAAATGGAAGGTTCTTCTCAAGATAACAAAGTTAAAGAGGAACCAAAGGAAACAATAATATCTATCAAAAATCTGTGGGTTGATATGCCAGGAGAGGGAGTAAAAAATCTTTCATTAGATATTAAAAAAGGAGAGATTTTAGGTCTTGGAGGAATGGCTGGTCAAGGAAAAATAGGAGTAGCCAATGGAATAATGGGACTTTATGATGCTAGAGGAGAGGTTACTTTTAAAGGTGAGAAGATAAACTTAAATACTCCAGTTGAACCATTAGAGAAAGGGTTATTCTTTGTATCAGAGGATAGAAAAGGAGTAGGGCTATTATTGGATAGTTCTATAGAGGACAATATAGCTTATCCAGCTATGCAAATAAAGAAGATGTTCTTCAAAAAAGCTTTTGGAATTTTCAATATAGCAGATGAAAAAGCTATAAAAGAGAATGCTTTAGAGTATATAAAAAAATTAGAGATTAGATGTATGGGAGAGAAGCAAAAGACTCAAGAGTTAAGTGGAGGAAATCAACAAAAGGTATGCTTAGCAAAGGCATTTACTATGAATCCAGAGGTTTTATTTGTATCAGAACCAACAAGAGGAATAGATGTAGGAGCTAAAAAATTAGTTCTTGATACATTAAAAGAGTATAATAAAGAGAAGGGAACAACTATTATAATCACATCTTCAGAAATAGAAGAGTTAAGAAGTGTATGTGATAGAATAGCGATTATAAATGAAGGAAAAGTAGAGGGAATACTACCACCAACAGCAGATATATTAGAGTTTGGTAAAATGATGGTTGGAGTTAAGAAGGAGGCAGGAAATGAATAGTATAAACAAATTGATAAAAGAGGCAGGGTGGCCAAGAATAATAATAGCACTATTTCTTTTATCTATGTATATAGTGTCTCCATTCATAGGAATAAATTTAAAATCAGCTTTAGGTGATACTTTAGTAAGATTTGGAATGAATGCTATCTTGGTACTTTCGTTAGTTCCAATGATACAATCAGGGACAGGACTTAACTTTGGTATGCCACTTGGAGTAGAGGCAGGACTTTTAGGAGCAGTAATAAGTATTGAATTAGGACTAAAAGGTGTGCTTGGAGTATTTGGAGCAATAGTTTTTTCTCTTCCTTTTGCTATCTTATTTGGATGGTTATATGGACATATTCTTAATAAAGTAAAAGGTGGAGAGATGATGATAGCAACATATATAGGATTCTCATCAGTTGCATTGATGTGTATAATGTGGTTAATTCTTCCGTTCAAGAGTCCAGATATGATATGGGCTTATGGTGGAGAGGGATTACGTACAACTATAAGTGTTGAAAACTATTGGCACAAGGCTTTTGAAAAGTTTTTACATATAAAAAGTGAATTACTACCTGTAGGAGAGATAGCTTTCTTTATAATACTAGCTTTCTTTATATGGATATTCTTTAGAACAAGAAGTGGTTATGCTATGAAAGCAGTTGGTACAAATGATATGTTTGCAAGAGCTACAGGAATAAATATTGATAAAGTAAGAATTCAGTCAGTAATTATGTCAACAGTTCTATCAGCGGTTGGAATAATAATATATCAACAAAGTTTTGGATTTGTACAATTATATTTAGCACCATTTTATATGGCATTTCCAGCAATAGCTGCTATTCTTATAGGTGGAGCTTCAGTTAATAAGGTTACAATAGCTAATGTTATAGTAGGAACATTCCTTTTCCAAGGAATACTTACAATGACTCCAAGTGTTGTAAATGGACTTATTAAGACAGATATGTCGGAGACAATAAGA encodes:
- a CDS encoding NAD(P)H-dependent oxidoreductase subunit E, which gives rise to MICKDNIGFKELENYISTFEDKKSSLIIILHRAQEIFGYIPEEVQEFIAEKIEVPISKVYGVVSFYNFFSMVPKGKYPISVCTGTACYVRGAEKILEALQKELGIKLGGVTSDGLFSLDSLRCVGACGLAPVMLIGKDVHGKVKPENVKEIIKKYKDLEIEK
- a CDS encoding NADH-quinone oxidoreductase subunit NuoF, whose amino-acid sequence is MNKKILICGGTGCLSSKSREIKENLEKELKNRNIDDVEVVLTGCFGFCEKGPIVKVVPANNFYIEVKPEDAKDIIEIDIINNKKVERILYKDPVSQKAVTDYKKMNFYQKQERRVLKNCGTIDPENIDDFLKNDGYKASKKAISEMTRDFVIKNIIDSGLRGRGGGGFPTGIKWEIASKNHAEQKYIVCNADEGDPGAFMDRSILEGDPHSVIEGMMIAGYAIGATKGLVYIRAEYPLAIERLEKAIESARERGYLGKNLFGTDFEFDIEIKFGAGAFVCGEETALIHSMEGKRGEPTSKPPYPAEKGFWDMPTVVNNVETLVNVPRIILNGVEWFREVGTEKSPGTKVFALSGKINNVGLVEVPMGISLREIIFEIGEGIKDNKKFKAVQTGGPSGGCLNEEDLDTPIDFDSLASKGAIMGSGGMVVMDEDDCMVSVAKFFLEFTLDESCGKCTPCRIGNTRLYEILDRITKGKGKLEDLALLKELSECIKATSLCGLGQTSANPVLSTLNKFYNEYIDHVVEKRCTAKACQKLVTYVITDACRGCTACTRVCAVKAIEGNIKEKHFIDPEKCVRCGACISACRFNAIIKL
- a CDS encoding [FeFe] hydrogenase, group A, producing MKMIRLKIDGKLVVAPEGTTILNAALKAGIYIPHLCYMEMKDIGYKNDCASCRICVVQVKGMNRLIPSCSTPIKEGMEVVTNSSEVMHKRRVVLELMLSDHPKDCLICGKNGNCELQKLAISFGIREMRFAGKEGKHDKQHSVSITRDITKCIMCRRCETMCGEIQTCGILTGVDRGFDVIVNTAFNKNLLETNCTMCGQCVAVCPVGALYETDNTFRLVEDLMNPKKKVIVQVAPAVRVAIGELFGIAPGVDMTKKLTTALKRLGFDGVFDTNFAADVTIMEEATELKERILANLKGEKDIKLPLFTSCCPAWVRFVELNYPEFKDNLSSTKSPQQIFGAIAKEFWAKEKEIDKKDLVCVSIMPCTAKKYEASREEFTRDGVADVDYSITTRELGRLLKQYNINLLEMPDGEFDLPLGESTGAADIFGRTGGVLEAAVRTLYEWISHGKLENLDFVPLRGFEEVRTSEIEVEGIKLRVAVAHGLGAARKLLEEIKAGREYFDAVEVMACKGGCVGGGGQPYHRGDFDIVKKRAEGLQEIDYHKEFRESHENPCVIDLYETYLGKPNGELAHRLLHTHYINRKIKK
- a CDS encoding DUF3798 domain-containing protein, giving the protein MKKILLTFFMFVVSLFSFSANPDYHIGVVSGTVSQSEDSLRGAEELIKMYGSTDKGGMVTHVTYPDNFMQEMETTISQMVALADDPKMKAIIVVEAVPGTVEAFRRIREARPDILLVANSPHEDPEIITEVSDLVTNPDNVARGYLIVKAAKNMGADKFMHISFPRHLSYELLSRRRNIMAEAAKDLGMEFIDVSAPDPVSDVGVAGAQQYILEQVPNWLNKYGKNVAFFATNDAHTEPLLKRIAEDGGYFVEADLPSPTMGYPGALGIKFTEEEKGNWPKILKKVEDTVVAKGAAGRMGTWAYSYNFASAIALGDHVRNVIENGVDIVDFDAIVTSYNKFTPGAEWNGSNYADVNGVEKENFYLLYQDTYVLGKGYLHMTDEEVPAKYFEIK
- a CDS encoding sugar ABC transporter ATP-binding protein, giving the protein MNEILLKIENLSKSFGENIVLKDINLDVKPGEIVGLVGENGAGKSTLMKCIFGMPVISETGGYGGKIYFDGKEVNFTSPFDALGVGIGMVHQEFSLIPGFRASENVVLNRESTLNSFLEGVFGSRIKALDKKEIDERAKGALSNLGVDIKSNTVISEMPVAHKQFTEIAREIERENTKLLVLDEPTAVLTEEEAKVLLETMRKLSERGIAILFITHRLDEILSVCDKVVVLRDGLLINSVATKDTNVNEITEWMIGRKMEGSSQDNKVKEEPKETIISIKNLWVDMPGEGVKNLSLDIKKGEILGLGGMAGQGKIGVANGIMGLYDARGEVTFKGEKINLNTPVEPLEKGLFFVSEDRKGVGLLLDSSIEDNIAYPAMQIKKMFFKKAFGIFNIADEKAIKENALEYIKKLEIRCMGEKQKTQELSGGNQQKVCLAKAFTMNPEVLFVSEPTRGIDVGAKKLVLDTLKEYNKEKGTTIIITSSEIEELRSVCDRIAIINEGKVEGILPPTADILEFGKMMVGVKKEAGNE
- a CDS encoding ABC transporter permease yields the protein MIKEAGWPRIIIALFLLSMYIVSPFIGINLKSALGDTLVRFGMNAILVLSLVPMIQSGTGLNFGMPLGVEAGLLGAVISIELGLKGVLGVFGAIVFSLPFAILFGWLYGHILNKVKGGEMMIATYIGFSSVALMCIMWLILPFKSPDMIWAYGGEGLRTTISVENYWHKAFEKFLHIKSELLPVGEIAFFIILAFFIWIFFRTRSGYAMKAVGTNDMFARATGINIDKVRIQSVIMSTVLSAVGIIIYQQSFGFVQLYLAPFYMAFPAIAAILIGGASVNKVTIANVIVGTFLFQGILTMTPSVVNGLIKTDMSETIRIIVSNGMILYALTRKDGAGSGK